A DNA window from Drosophila biarmipes strain raj3 chromosome 2R, RU_DBia_V1.1, whole genome shotgun sequence contains the following coding sequences:
- the LOC108030216 gene encoding protein enabled isoform X5, translating to MAMKKLYAKTSFTSKKPSSAANSSPILAYHQQQPGNGMCEFQVAPGHSGELIRRSQSMHHKVSSPPVGGLGSKSDYYSIEELQELDLLDYRHPMYHHYQQQELRQRYHEHEQLVLQLPKASPKPGPIYEAPQRSQQQQQQQDQMFEQSIIGARASVMVYDDNQKKWVPSGSSSGLSKVQIYHHQQNNTFRVVGRKLQDHEVVINCSILKGLKYNQATATFHQWRDSKFVYGLNFSSQNDAENFARAMMHALEVLSGRVANNPGGPPTNGNGYEEDMGYRTMTSEDAAILRQNNSIGGHVTPSAQTPTSQTNQNSIPQSPPTPQGHHRTSSAPPAPQPQQQQQQQAQQMGQPGSHYGPTGNGPASNGLPPQVNPQIPPAPQQQPQQQQFQQQQQQQQYQQMVQAGYAPSQQYQQPHYVLSNSNPNLTVHQYPTQQSQPQQQQAPQPPLQNGGMYMVGHGGHGGHLPSSASANSVVYASQQQMLPQAHPQAPQAPAMPGPGYGGPPIPPPQQQAENPYGQVPMPPPMNPSQQQQPGQVPLNRMSSQGGPGGPPAPAPPPPPPTFGGAAGGGPPPPAPPQMFNGAPPPPAMGGGAPPAPPAPPAMGGGPPPAPGGPGAPPPPPPPPGLGGAPKKDDPQADLMGSLASQLQQFKLKKNKTTTSAPENSGSSTSSGGSGNYGTIGRSSANGMASMMDEMAKTLARRRAQAEKKDPDPEPEMKKRPWEKSNTLPHKLSGGAGAAGNGHEGANGNSGGAGSNTTNSGGESPRPMRKRFGSASEETILKQVNGDGLSLALSNGDLDTLKAEIVREMRLEIQKVKNEIIDAIKSEFNRR from the exons ATGGCCATGAAGAAGCTCTATGCCAAGACCTCGTTCACCAGCAAGAAGCCCTCGAGTGCCGCCAATTCCTCGCCGATTTTGGCctaccaccagcagcagccggGCAATGGGATGTGTGAATTTCAGGTGGCCCCCGGCCACTCCGGGGAGCTGATCCGCCGCAGCCAGAGCATGCACCACAAGGTGTCGTCGCCGCCAGTCGGAGGCTTGGGCTCGAAGTCCGACTACTACAGCATAGAGGAGCTGCAGGAGCTGGATTTGCTGGACTATCGCCATCCCATGTATCATCATTACCAGCAGCAGGAGCTTCGGCAGCGCTACCATGAGCACGAGCAGTTGGTGTTGCAGTTACCCAAGGCCAGTCCCAAGCCAGGGCCCATCTATGAGGCGCCTCAGAgatcccagcagcagcagcagcagcaggatcagATGTT TGAGCAGAGTATTATCGGGGCCCGCGCCTCTGTGATGGTGTACGATGACAACCAGAAGAAGTGGGTGCCCTCGGGCAGTTCGTCGGGCCTGAGCAAGGTGCAGATCTACCACCACCAGCAGAACAACACCTTCAGGGTTGTGGGGCGAAAACTGCAGGATCACGAGGTGGTGATCAATTGTTCCATTCTGAAGGGGCTGAAGTACAACCAGGCCACGGCCACATTTCATCAGTGGCGCGACTCGAAATTCGTCTACGGCTTGAACTTCTCGAGCCAAAATGATGCGGAGAACTTTGCAAGGGCCATGATGCATGCCCTGGAA GTGCTCAGCGGTCGCGTGGCGAACAATCCAGGTGGACCGCCCACAAATGGCAATGGCTATGAGGAGGACATGGGCTATCGCACGATGACCAGCGAGGATGCGGCCATTCTGCGCCAGAACAACAGCATAGGTGGCCACGTCACGCCCTCGGCCCAGACGCCCACCTCGCAGACCAACCAGAATAGCATCCCCCAGAGCCCGCCGACGCCCCAGGGTCACCACCGCACCAGCAG CGCCCCACCGGCACCACAGCcccaacaacagcagcagcagcaggcgcagcagATGGGCCAGCCGGGATCCCACTACGGACCCACCGGGAACGGACCAGCTTCCAACGGCCTGCCACCGCAGGTCAACCCACAGATTCCGCCGGctccgcagcagcagccgcaacagcaacagtttcagcagcagcagcagcaacagcaatatcAGCAGATGGTCCAGGCGGGCTACGCGCCCTCTCAG CAGTATCAGCAACCCCACTACGTGCTCTCCAATTCTAATCCCAATCTCACTGTGCACCAATACCCGACACAGCAgtcgcagccgcagcagcagcaggcgccaCAGCCGCCGCTCCAGAACGGTGGCATGTACATGGTTGGCCATGGTGGCCATGGTGGCCATCTTCCGAGCTCCGCGAGCGCCAACAGTGTCGTGTACgccagccagcagcagatgcTACCGCAGGCGCATCCGCAGGCACCTCAAGCGCCGGCGATGCCGGGACCGGGCTATGGAGGACCTCCGATCCcaccgccgcagcagcaggcggAGAATCCCTACGGACAGGTGCCCATGCCGCCGCCCATGAATCCgtcacaacaacagcagcccgGCCAGGTGCCGCTCAACCGCATGAGCAGCCAGGGCGGACCGGGTGGCCCACCGGCCCCTGCTCCGCCCCCGCCACCACCTACTTTTGGGGGAGCGGCTGGAGGAGGTCCACCACCCCCGGCTCCGCCACAAATGTTTAATGGCGCACCGCCGCCGCCAGCCATGGGTGGCGGAGCACCGCCGGCTCCACCGGCACCGCCAGCCATGGGAGGCGGACCGCCGCCAGCTCCGGGTGGACCAGGGgcaccaccaccgccacccCCTCCGCCGGGATTGGGAGGAGCGCCCAAGAAGGATGATCCCCAGGCAGATCTCATGGGCTCACTGGCCTCACAGCTCCAGCAGTTCAAGCTCAAAAAGAATAAG ACCACCACCTCTGCTCCGGAGAATAGCGGCAGCAGCACCTCCAGCGGAGGCAGCGGCAACTATGGAACCATCGGACGAAGCTCGGCCAATGGCATGGCCTCCATGATGGACGAGATGGCCAAGACGCTGGCCCGACGACGCGCCCAAGCGGAGAAGAAGGAT CCTGATCCAGAGCCCGAGATGAAGAAGAGACCCTGGGAGAAGTCCAATACGCTTCCACACAAGTTGAGCGGAGGCGCTGGAGCAGCTGGAAATGGCCATGAAGGAGCGAATGGAAACTCGGGCGGAGCTGGAAGCAACACAACGAACAGTGGCGGAGAGTCGCCACGGCCAATGCGCAAACGTTTCGGTAGTGCCAGCGAGGAGACCATTCTCAAG CAGGTCAATGGCGACGGCCTGTCGCTGGCGCTGTCCAATGGCGACTTGGACACCTTGAAGGCTGAGATAGTGCGAGAAATGCGACTGGAGATCCAGAAGGTCAAGAACGAGATCATAGATG CTATCAAATCGGAATTCAATCGAAGATAG
- the LOC108030216 gene encoding protein enabled isoform X1 translates to MAMKKLYAKTSFTSKKPSSAANSSPILAYHQQQPGNGMCEFQVAPGHSGELIRRSQSMHHKVSSPPVGGLGSKSDYYSIEELQELDLLDYRHPMYHHYQQQELRQRYHEHEQLVLQLPKASPKPGPIYEAPQRSQQQQQQQDQMFEQSIIGARASVMVYDDNQKKWVPSGSSSGLSKVQIYHHQQNNTFRVVGRKLQDHEVVINCSILKGLKYNQATATFHQWRDSKFVYGLNFSSQNDAENFARAMMHALEVLSGRVANNPGGPPTNGNGYEEDMGYRTMTSEDAAILRQNNSIGGHVTPSAQTPTSQTNQNSIPQSPPTPQGHHRTSRNSLSAPPAPQPQQQQQQQAQQMGQPGSHYGPTGNGPASNGLPPQVNPQIPPAPQQQPQQQQFQQQQQQQQYQQMVQAGYAPSQQYQQPHYVLSNSNPNLTVHQYPTQQSQPQQQQAPQPPLQNGGMYMVGHGGHGGHLPSSASANSVVYASQQQMLPQAHPQAPQAPAMPGPGYGGPPIPPPQQQAENPYGQVPMPPPMNPSQQQQPGQVPLNRMSSQGGPGGPPAPAPPPPPPTFGGAAGGGPPPPAPPQMFNGAPPPPAMGGGAPPAPPAPPAMGGGPPPAPGGPGAPPPPPPPPGLGGAPKKDDPQADLMGSLASQLQQFKLKKNKTTTSAPENSGSSTSSGGSGNYGTIGRSSANGMASMMDEMAKTLARRRAQAEKKDPDPEPEMKKRPWEKSNTLPHKLSGGAGAAGNGHEGANGNSGGAGSNTTNSGGESPRPMRKRFGSASEETILKQVNGDGLSLALSNGDLDTLKAEIVREMRLEIQKVKNEIIDAIKSEFNRR, encoded by the exons ATGGCCATGAAGAAGCTCTATGCCAAGACCTCGTTCACCAGCAAGAAGCCCTCGAGTGCCGCCAATTCCTCGCCGATTTTGGCctaccaccagcagcagccggGCAATGGGATGTGTGAATTTCAGGTGGCCCCCGGCCACTCCGGGGAGCTGATCCGCCGCAGCCAGAGCATGCACCACAAGGTGTCGTCGCCGCCAGTCGGAGGCTTGGGCTCGAAGTCCGACTACTACAGCATAGAGGAGCTGCAGGAGCTGGATTTGCTGGACTATCGCCATCCCATGTATCATCATTACCAGCAGCAGGAGCTTCGGCAGCGCTACCATGAGCACGAGCAGTTGGTGTTGCAGTTACCCAAGGCCAGTCCCAAGCCAGGGCCCATCTATGAGGCGCCTCAGAgatcccagcagcagcagcagcagcaggatcagATGTT TGAGCAGAGTATTATCGGGGCCCGCGCCTCTGTGATGGTGTACGATGACAACCAGAAGAAGTGGGTGCCCTCGGGCAGTTCGTCGGGCCTGAGCAAGGTGCAGATCTACCACCACCAGCAGAACAACACCTTCAGGGTTGTGGGGCGAAAACTGCAGGATCACGAGGTGGTGATCAATTGTTCCATTCTGAAGGGGCTGAAGTACAACCAGGCCACGGCCACATTTCATCAGTGGCGCGACTCGAAATTCGTCTACGGCTTGAACTTCTCGAGCCAAAATGATGCGGAGAACTTTGCAAGGGCCATGATGCATGCCCTGGAA GTGCTCAGCGGTCGCGTGGCGAACAATCCAGGTGGACCGCCCACAAATGGCAATGGCTATGAGGAGGACATGGGCTATCGCACGATGACCAGCGAGGATGCGGCCATTCTGCGCCAGAACAACAGCATAGGTGGCCACGTCACGCCCTCGGCCCAGACGCCCACCTCGCAGACCAACCAGAATAGCATCCCCCAGAGCCCGCCGACGCCCCAGGGTCACCACCGCACCAGCAG GAATTCCCTCAGCGCCCCACCGGCACCACAGCcccaacaacagcagcagcagcaggcgcagcagATGGGCCAGCCGGGATCCCACTACGGACCCACCGGGAACGGACCAGCTTCCAACGGCCTGCCACCGCAGGTCAACCCACAGATTCCGCCGGctccgcagcagcagccgcaacagcaacagtttcagcagcagcagcagcaacagcaatatcAGCAGATGGTCCAGGCGGGCTACGCGCCCTCTCAG CAGTATCAGCAACCCCACTACGTGCTCTCCAATTCTAATCCCAATCTCACTGTGCACCAATACCCGACACAGCAgtcgcagccgcagcagcagcaggcgccaCAGCCGCCGCTCCAGAACGGTGGCATGTACATGGTTGGCCATGGTGGCCATGGTGGCCATCTTCCGAGCTCCGCGAGCGCCAACAGTGTCGTGTACgccagccagcagcagatgcTACCGCAGGCGCATCCGCAGGCACCTCAAGCGCCGGCGATGCCGGGACCGGGCTATGGAGGACCTCCGATCCcaccgccgcagcagcaggcggAGAATCCCTACGGACAGGTGCCCATGCCGCCGCCCATGAATCCgtcacaacaacagcagcccgGCCAGGTGCCGCTCAACCGCATGAGCAGCCAGGGCGGACCGGGTGGCCCACCGGCCCCTGCTCCGCCCCCGCCACCACCTACTTTTGGGGGAGCGGCTGGAGGAGGTCCACCACCCCCGGCTCCGCCACAAATGTTTAATGGCGCACCGCCGCCGCCAGCCATGGGTGGCGGAGCACCGCCGGCTCCACCGGCACCGCCAGCCATGGGAGGCGGACCGCCGCCAGCTCCGGGTGGACCAGGGgcaccaccaccgccacccCCTCCGCCGGGATTGGGAGGAGCGCCCAAGAAGGATGATCCCCAGGCAGATCTCATGGGCTCACTGGCCTCACAGCTCCAGCAGTTCAAGCTCAAAAAGAATAAG ACCACCACCTCTGCTCCGGAGAATAGCGGCAGCAGCACCTCCAGCGGAGGCAGCGGCAACTATGGAACCATCGGACGAAGCTCGGCCAATGGCATGGCCTCCATGATGGACGAGATGGCCAAGACGCTGGCCCGACGACGCGCCCAAGCGGAGAAGAAGGAT CCTGATCCAGAGCCCGAGATGAAGAAGAGACCCTGGGAGAAGTCCAATACGCTTCCACACAAGTTGAGCGGAGGCGCTGGAGCAGCTGGAAATGGCCATGAAGGAGCGAATGGAAACTCGGGCGGAGCTGGAAGCAACACAACGAACAGTGGCGGAGAGTCGCCACGGCCAATGCGCAAACGTTTCGGTAGTGCCAGCGAGGAGACCATTCTCAAG CAGGTCAATGGCGACGGCCTGTCGCTGGCGCTGTCCAATGGCGACTTGGACACCTTGAAGGCTGAGATAGTGCGAGAAATGCGACTGGAGATCCAGAAGGTCAAGAACGAGATCATAGATG CTATCAAATCGGAATTCAATCGAAGATAG
- the LOC108030216 gene encoding protein enabled isoform X7, whose product MAMKKLYAKTSFTSKKPSSAANSSPILAYHQQQPGNGMCEFQVAPGHSGELIRRSQSMHHKVSSPPVGGLGSKSDYYSIEELQELDLLDYRHPMYHHYQQQELRQRYHEHEQLVLQLPKASPKPGPIYEAPQRSQQQQQQQDQMFEQSIIGARASVMVYDDNQKKWVPSGSSSGLSKVQIYHHQQNNTFRVVGRKLQDHEVVINCSILKGLKYNQATATFHQWRDSKFVYGLNFSSQNDAENFARAMMHALEVLSGRVANNPGGPPTNGNGYEEDMGYRTMTSEDAAILRQNNSIGGHVTPSAQTPTSQTNQNSIPQSPPTPQGHHRTSRNSLSAPPAPQPQQQQQQQAQQMGQPGSHYGPTGNGPASNGLPPQVNPQIPPAPQQQPQQQQFQQQQQQQQYQQMVQAGYAPSQQSQPQQQQAPQPPLQNGGMYMVGHGGHGGHLPSSASANSVVYASQQQMLPQAHPQAPQAPAMPGPGYGGPPIPPPQQQAENPYGQVPMPPPMNPSQQQQPGQVPLNRMSSQGGPGGPPAPAPPPPPPTFGGAAGGGPPPPAPPQMFNGAPPPPAMGGGAPPAPPAPPAMGGGPPPAPGGPGAPPPPPPPPGLGGAPKKDDPQADLMGSLASQLQQFKLKKNKTTTSAPENSGSSTSSGGSGNYGTIGRSSANGMASMMDEMAKTLARRRAQAEKKDPDPEPEMKKRPWEKSNTLPHKLSGGAGAAGNGHEGANGNSGGAGSNTTNSGGESPRPMRKRFGSASEETILKQVNGDGLSLALSNGDLDTLKAEIVREMRLEIQKVKNEIIDAIKSEFNRR is encoded by the exons ATGGCCATGAAGAAGCTCTATGCCAAGACCTCGTTCACCAGCAAGAAGCCCTCGAGTGCCGCCAATTCCTCGCCGATTTTGGCctaccaccagcagcagccggGCAATGGGATGTGTGAATTTCAGGTGGCCCCCGGCCACTCCGGGGAGCTGATCCGCCGCAGCCAGAGCATGCACCACAAGGTGTCGTCGCCGCCAGTCGGAGGCTTGGGCTCGAAGTCCGACTACTACAGCATAGAGGAGCTGCAGGAGCTGGATTTGCTGGACTATCGCCATCCCATGTATCATCATTACCAGCAGCAGGAGCTTCGGCAGCGCTACCATGAGCACGAGCAGTTGGTGTTGCAGTTACCCAAGGCCAGTCCCAAGCCAGGGCCCATCTATGAGGCGCCTCAGAgatcccagcagcagcagcagcagcaggatcagATGTT TGAGCAGAGTATTATCGGGGCCCGCGCCTCTGTGATGGTGTACGATGACAACCAGAAGAAGTGGGTGCCCTCGGGCAGTTCGTCGGGCCTGAGCAAGGTGCAGATCTACCACCACCAGCAGAACAACACCTTCAGGGTTGTGGGGCGAAAACTGCAGGATCACGAGGTGGTGATCAATTGTTCCATTCTGAAGGGGCTGAAGTACAACCAGGCCACGGCCACATTTCATCAGTGGCGCGACTCGAAATTCGTCTACGGCTTGAACTTCTCGAGCCAAAATGATGCGGAGAACTTTGCAAGGGCCATGATGCATGCCCTGGAA GTGCTCAGCGGTCGCGTGGCGAACAATCCAGGTGGACCGCCCACAAATGGCAATGGCTATGAGGAGGACATGGGCTATCGCACGATGACCAGCGAGGATGCGGCCATTCTGCGCCAGAACAACAGCATAGGTGGCCACGTCACGCCCTCGGCCCAGACGCCCACCTCGCAGACCAACCAGAATAGCATCCCCCAGAGCCCGCCGACGCCCCAGGGTCACCACCGCACCAGCAG GAATTCCCTCAGCGCCCCACCGGCACCACAGCcccaacaacagcagcagcagcaggcgcagcagATGGGCCAGCCGGGATCCCACTACGGACCCACCGGGAACGGACCAGCTTCCAACGGCCTGCCACCGCAGGTCAACCCACAGATTCCGCCGGctccgcagcagcagccgcaacagcaacagtttcagcagcagcagcagcaacagcaatatcAGCAGATGGTCCAGGCGGGCTACGCGCCCTCTCAG CAgtcgcagccgcagcagcagcaggcgccaCAGCCGCCGCTCCAGAACGGTGGCATGTACATGGTTGGCCATGGTGGCCATGGTGGCCATCTTCCGAGCTCCGCGAGCGCCAACAGTGTCGTGTACgccagccagcagcagatgcTACCGCAGGCGCATCCGCAGGCACCTCAAGCGCCGGCGATGCCGGGACCGGGCTATGGAGGACCTCCGATCCcaccgccgcagcagcaggcggAGAATCCCTACGGACAGGTGCCCATGCCGCCGCCCATGAATCCgtcacaacaacagcagcccgGCCAGGTGCCGCTCAACCGCATGAGCAGCCAGGGCGGACCGGGTGGCCCACCGGCCCCTGCTCCGCCCCCGCCACCACCTACTTTTGGGGGAGCGGCTGGAGGAGGTCCACCACCCCCGGCTCCGCCACAAATGTTTAATGGCGCACCGCCGCCGCCAGCCATGGGTGGCGGAGCACCGCCGGCTCCACCGGCACCGCCAGCCATGGGAGGCGGACCGCCGCCAGCTCCGGGTGGACCAGGGgcaccaccaccgccacccCCTCCGCCGGGATTGGGAGGAGCGCCCAAGAAGGATGATCCCCAGGCAGATCTCATGGGCTCACTGGCCTCACAGCTCCAGCAGTTCAAGCTCAAAAAGAATAAG ACCACCACCTCTGCTCCGGAGAATAGCGGCAGCAGCACCTCCAGCGGAGGCAGCGGCAACTATGGAACCATCGGACGAAGCTCGGCCAATGGCATGGCCTCCATGATGGACGAGATGGCCAAGACGCTGGCCCGACGACGCGCCCAAGCGGAGAAGAAGGAT CCTGATCCAGAGCCCGAGATGAAGAAGAGACCCTGGGAGAAGTCCAATACGCTTCCACACAAGTTGAGCGGAGGCGCTGGAGCAGCTGGAAATGGCCATGAAGGAGCGAATGGAAACTCGGGCGGAGCTGGAAGCAACACAACGAACAGTGGCGGAGAGTCGCCACGGCCAATGCGCAAACGTTTCGGTAGTGCCAGCGAGGAGACCATTCTCAAG CAGGTCAATGGCGACGGCCTGTCGCTGGCGCTGTCCAATGGCGACTTGGACACCTTGAAGGCTGAGATAGTGCGAGAAATGCGACTGGAGATCCAGAAGGTCAAGAACGAGATCATAGATG CTATCAAATCGGAATTCAATCGAAGATAG
- the LOC108030216 gene encoding protein enabled isoform X9, with amino-acid sequence MAMKKLYAKTSFTSKKPSSAANSSPILAYHQQQPGNGMCEFQVAPGHSGELIRRSQSMHHKVSSPPVGGLGSKSDYYSIEELQELDLLDYRHPMYHHYQQQELRQRYHEHEQLVLQLPKASPKPGPIYEAPQRSQQQQQQQDQMFEQSIIGARASVMVYDDNQKKWVPSGSSSGLSKVQIYHHQQNNTFRVVGRKLQDHEVVINCSILKGLKYNQATATFHQWRDSKFVYGLNFSSQNDAENFARAMMHALEVLSGRVANNPGGPPTNGNGYEEDMGYRTMTSEDAAILRQNNSIGGHVTPSAQTPTSQTNQNSIPQSPPTPQGHHRTSRNSLSAPPAPQPQQQQQQQAQQMGQPGSHYGPTGNGPASNGLPPQVNPQIPPAPQQQPQQQQFQQQQQQQQYQQMVQAGYAPSQSQPQQQQAPQPPLQNGGMYMVGHGGHGGHLPSSASANSVVYASQQQMLPQAHPQAPQAPAMPGPGYGGPPIPPPQQQAENPYGQVPMPPPMNPSQQQQPGQVPLNRMSSQGGPGGPPAPAPPPPPPTFGGAAGGGPPPPAPPQMFNGAPPPPAMGGGAPPAPPAPPAMGGGPPPAPGGPGAPPPPPPPPGLGGAPKKDDPQADLMGSLASQLQQFKLKKNKTTTSAPENSGSSTSSGGSGNYGTIGRSSANGMASMMDEMAKTLARRRAQAEKKDPDPEPEMKKRPWEKSNTLPHKLSGGAGAAGNGHEGANGNSGGAGSNTTNSGGESPRPMRKRFGSASEETILKQVNGDGLSLALSNGDLDTLKAEIVREMRLEIQKVKNEIIDAIKSEFNRR; translated from the exons ATGGCCATGAAGAAGCTCTATGCCAAGACCTCGTTCACCAGCAAGAAGCCCTCGAGTGCCGCCAATTCCTCGCCGATTTTGGCctaccaccagcagcagccggGCAATGGGATGTGTGAATTTCAGGTGGCCCCCGGCCACTCCGGGGAGCTGATCCGCCGCAGCCAGAGCATGCACCACAAGGTGTCGTCGCCGCCAGTCGGAGGCTTGGGCTCGAAGTCCGACTACTACAGCATAGAGGAGCTGCAGGAGCTGGATTTGCTGGACTATCGCCATCCCATGTATCATCATTACCAGCAGCAGGAGCTTCGGCAGCGCTACCATGAGCACGAGCAGTTGGTGTTGCAGTTACCCAAGGCCAGTCCCAAGCCAGGGCCCATCTATGAGGCGCCTCAGAgatcccagcagcagcagcagcagcaggatcagATGTT TGAGCAGAGTATTATCGGGGCCCGCGCCTCTGTGATGGTGTACGATGACAACCAGAAGAAGTGGGTGCCCTCGGGCAGTTCGTCGGGCCTGAGCAAGGTGCAGATCTACCACCACCAGCAGAACAACACCTTCAGGGTTGTGGGGCGAAAACTGCAGGATCACGAGGTGGTGATCAATTGTTCCATTCTGAAGGGGCTGAAGTACAACCAGGCCACGGCCACATTTCATCAGTGGCGCGACTCGAAATTCGTCTACGGCTTGAACTTCTCGAGCCAAAATGATGCGGAGAACTTTGCAAGGGCCATGATGCATGCCCTGGAA GTGCTCAGCGGTCGCGTGGCGAACAATCCAGGTGGACCGCCCACAAATGGCAATGGCTATGAGGAGGACATGGGCTATCGCACGATGACCAGCGAGGATGCGGCCATTCTGCGCCAGAACAACAGCATAGGTGGCCACGTCACGCCCTCGGCCCAGACGCCCACCTCGCAGACCAACCAGAATAGCATCCCCCAGAGCCCGCCGACGCCCCAGGGTCACCACCGCACCAGCAG GAATTCCCTCAGCGCCCCACCGGCACCACAGCcccaacaacagcagcagcagcaggcgcagcagATGGGCCAGCCGGGATCCCACTACGGACCCACCGGGAACGGACCAGCTTCCAACGGCCTGCCACCGCAGGTCAACCCACAGATTCCGCCGGctccgcagcagcagccgcaacagcaacagtttcagcagcagcagcagcaacagcaatatcAGCAGATGGTCCAGGCGGGCTACGCGCCCTCTCAG tcgcagccgcagcagcagcaggcgccaCAGCCGCCGCTCCAGAACGGTGGCATGTACATGGTTGGCCATGGTGGCCATGGTGGCCATCTTCCGAGCTCCGCGAGCGCCAACAGTGTCGTGTACgccagccagcagcagatgcTACCGCAGGCGCATCCGCAGGCACCTCAAGCGCCGGCGATGCCGGGACCGGGCTATGGAGGACCTCCGATCCcaccgccgcagcagcaggcggAGAATCCCTACGGACAGGTGCCCATGCCGCCGCCCATGAATCCgtcacaacaacagcagcccgGCCAGGTGCCGCTCAACCGCATGAGCAGCCAGGGCGGACCGGGTGGCCCACCGGCCCCTGCTCCGCCCCCGCCACCACCTACTTTTGGGGGAGCGGCTGGAGGAGGTCCACCACCCCCGGCTCCGCCACAAATGTTTAATGGCGCACCGCCGCCGCCAGCCATGGGTGGCGGAGCACCGCCGGCTCCACCGGCACCGCCAGCCATGGGAGGCGGACCGCCGCCAGCTCCGGGTGGACCAGGGgcaccaccaccgccacccCCTCCGCCGGGATTGGGAGGAGCGCCCAAGAAGGATGATCCCCAGGCAGATCTCATGGGCTCACTGGCCTCACAGCTCCAGCAGTTCAAGCTCAAAAAGAATAAG ACCACCACCTCTGCTCCGGAGAATAGCGGCAGCAGCACCTCCAGCGGAGGCAGCGGCAACTATGGAACCATCGGACGAAGCTCGGCCAATGGCATGGCCTCCATGATGGACGAGATGGCCAAGACGCTGGCCCGACGACGCGCCCAAGCGGAGAAGAAGGAT CCTGATCCAGAGCCCGAGATGAAGAAGAGACCCTGGGAGAAGTCCAATACGCTTCCACACAAGTTGAGCGGAGGCGCTGGAGCAGCTGGAAATGGCCATGAAGGAGCGAATGGAAACTCGGGCGGAGCTGGAAGCAACACAACGAACAGTGGCGGAGAGTCGCCACGGCCAATGCGCAAACGTTTCGGTAGTGCCAGCGAGGAGACCATTCTCAAG CAGGTCAATGGCGACGGCCTGTCGCTGGCGCTGTCCAATGGCGACTTGGACACCTTGAAGGCTGAGATAGTGCGAGAAATGCGACTGGAGATCCAGAAGGTCAAGAACGAGATCATAGATG CTATCAAATCGGAATTCAATCGAAGATAG